In Phocoena sinus isolate mPhoSin1 chromosome X, mPhoSin1.pri, whole genome shotgun sequence, a genomic segment contains:
- the TBC1D25 gene encoding TBC1 domain family member 25, producing the protein MATASGSSDLAGSAAPPPGGGAQAAAEEEEREVVRVRVKKCESFLPPEFRSFAVDPQITSLDVLQHILIRAFDLNGKKNFGISYLGRDRLGQEAYLSLLSDWDLSTAFATASKPYLQLRVDIRPTEDSPLLEDWDIISPKDVIGSDMLLAEKRSSLTTAALPFTQSILSQVGRTLSKVQQVLSWSYGEDVKPFKPPLSDAEFHTYLNHEGQLSRPEELRLRIYHGGVEPSLRKVVWRYLLNVYPDGLTGRERMDYMKRKSREYEQLKSEWAQRVSPEDLEFIRSTVLKDVLRTDRAHPYFAGPEDGPHLRALHDLLTTYAVTHPQVSYCQGMSDLASPILAVMDHEGHAFVCFCGIMKRLAANFHPDGRAMATKFAHLKLLLRHADPDFYQYLQEAGADDLFFCYRWLLLELKREFAFDDALRMLEVTWSSLPPDPPEHEVELVGPPSLVADTGFGGHRGRPVRQRHMLRPAGGGDGAFEDAVDHLATTSQGPGGGGRLLRQASLDDLQQLRDNTGPRRDLLVQLPHPAALISSKSLSEPLLNSSDPLLSSSSHPDSPSSSSPPSTQDASPTGDMAAGSPLMPEVGSPQDPGKSLPPPPPLGLPPPQEFGRGNPFMLFLCLAILLEHRDHIMRNGLDYNELAMHFDRLVRKHHLGRVLRRAKALFADYLQSEVWDSEEGAEATAPS; encoded by the exons ATGGCGACGGCCTCTGGATCCTCGGACTTGGCCGGCTCCGCAGCGCCCCCGCCTGGTGGGGGAGCCCAAGCGGCAGCTGAGGAGGAAGAGCGAGAGGTGGTGCGGGTCCGAGTCAAG AAATGTGAGAGCTTCTTGCCACCTGAGTTTCGCTCTTTTGCTGTGGACCCCCAGATCACCTCACTCGATGTGTTACAGCACATCCTCATCCGAGCCTTTGACTTGAATGG GAAGAAGAATTTTGGTATCAGCTACCTGGGCCGGGATCGACTGGGGCAGGAAGCTTATCTCTCACTCCTGTCTGACTGGGACCTCAGCACGGCCTTCGCCACCGCCTCCAAACCTTACCTGCAGTTGCGTGTAGATATTCGGCCCACTGAGGATA GCCCGCTGCTGGAAGACTGGGACATAATCAGCCCCAAGGATGTCATTGGCTCCGACATGCTGCTGGCTGAGAAGCGGTCATCGCTGACGACAGCTGCCCTTCCCTTCACACAGTCCATCCTCTCTCAG GTGGGCCGCACCTTGTCCAAGGTCCAGCAGGTGCTGAGCTGGTCATATGGGGAAGACGTCAAGCCCTTCAAGCCTCCCCTAAGCGATGCGGAGTTTCACACATACCTGAACCACGAGGGCCAGCTCTCACGCCCCGAGGAGTTGCGCCTGCGGATCTACCATGGTGGTGTTGAGCCCTCCCTGCGAAAG GTGGTGTGGAGGTACCTTCTGAACGTGTACCCAGACGGGCTGACAGGCCGTGAGCGGATGGACTACATGAAACGCAAGAGCCGCGAGTATGAGCAGCTCAAGAGCGAGTGGGCCCAGCGAGTGAGCCCCGAGGACCTGGAGTTCATCCGCAGCACGGTCCTCAAGGACGTGCTGCGTACCGACCGGGCCCACCCCTACTTCGCAGGGCCCGAGGACGGCCCACACCTGCGGGCTCTGCACGACCTGCTCACCACTTACGCCGTTACCCACCCACAGGTGTCCTACTGCCAGGGCATGAGCGACCTGGCCTCGCCCATCCTTGCCGTCATGGACCACGAGGGCCATGCCTTTGTCTGCTTTTGTGGCATCATGAAGCGCCTGGCTGCGAACTTCCACCCTGATGGCCGCGCCATGGCCACCAAGTTCGCTCACCTCAAGCTGCTGCTGCGACACGCCGACCCTGACTTCTACCAGTACTTGCAGGAAGCCGGTGCTGACGACCTCTTCTTCTGTTACCGCTGGCTGCTGCTCGAGCTCAAGCGCGAGTTCGCCTTTGACGACGCTCTCCGCATGCTGGAGGTCACCTGGAGCTCACTGCCCCCTGACCCTCCCGAGCATGAGGTAGAGCTCGTGGGCCCCCCCAGCCTGGTGGCAGACACTGGCTTTGGGGGCCACAGGGGACGGCCCGTGCGGCAGAGGCACATGCTGAGGCCCGCCGGTGGAGGAGATGGTGCTTTTGAAGATGCTGTTGACCACTTGGCCACCACCAGCCAGGGGCCTGGTGGTGGAGGGCGTCTCCTGAGACAGGCCAGTCTGGATGACCTCCAGCAACTCAGGGATAACACAGGCCCCAGGAGGGACCTTCTGGTCCAGCTGCCCCACCCAGCTGCCCTCATCAGCTCCAAGTCTCTCTCTGAGCCCTTGCTGAACTCCTCAGACCCActgctttcctcctcttcccaccctgATTCCCCATCGTCTTCATCTCCGCCATCCACCCAGGACGCCTCTCCCACTGGTGACATGGCTGCAGGATCCCCCTTGATGCCAGAGGTGGGCTCCCCACAAGACCCTGGGAAGtccctgccacccccacccccactgggcCTGCCCCCGCCCCAGGAGTTTGGCCGAGGGAACCCATTCATGCTTTTCCTGTGCCTCGCCATCCTGCTGGAGCACCGCGACCATATCATGCGCAACGGGCTGGATTACAACGAGCTGGCCATGCACTTTGACCGCCTCGTGCGAAAACACCACCTGGGGCGCGTCCTACGCCGGGCCAAGGCTCTCTTCGCTGATTACCTGCAGTCAGAGGTGTGGGACTCAGAGGAGGGGGCCGAGGCCACAGCCCCATCTTGA